One stretch of Malus domestica chromosome 14, GDT2T_hap1 DNA includes these proteins:
- the LOC114821222 gene encoding uncharacterized protein has product MEENSEREREELLNVHYQSEVENDIVPIFRKGEEFNVGVEFVLLLSFVDTASGHAEEALISLEEPIFGFPSSIVQTTQGMNLNLSSKVYTYGVVIRYRSYMDV; this is encoded by the exons atggaagaaaattctgagagagagagagag GAATTGCTTAATGTCCACTACCAATCTGAAGTAGAAAATGATATCGTTCCAATATTCCGCAAAGGAGAG GAATTCAACGTTGGTGTCGAGTTTGTGCTTCTGCTATCGTTTGTTGATACTGCATCTGGACATGCGGAAGAGGCATTGATTTCTTTGGAAGAACCGATTTTTGGATTTCCATCATCAATTGTTCAAACTACTCAAG GTATGAATCTTAATCTCAGCAGCAAGGTGTACACGTATGGAGTAGTGATCAGATATCGGTCGT ATATGGATGTCTAA